The Mus musculus strain C57BL/6J chromosome 2, GRCm38.p6 C57BL/6J genome has a window encoding:
- the Rcn1 gene encoding reticulocalbin-1 precursor — protein MARGGRLGLALGLLLALVLALRAKPTVRKERVVRPDSELGERPPEDNQSFQYDHEAFLGKEDSKTFDQLSPDESKERLGKIVDRIDSDGDGLVTTEELKLWIKRVQKRYIYDNVAKVWKDYDRDKDEKISWEEYKQATYGYYLGNPAEFHDSSDHHTFKKMLPRDERRFKASDLDGDLTATREEFTAFLHPEEFEHMKEIVVLETLEDIDKNGDGFVDQDEYIADMFSHEDNGPEPDWVLSEREQFNDFRDLNKDGKLDKDEIRHWILPQDYDHAQAEARHLVYESDKNKDEMLTKEEILDNWNMFVGSQATNYGEDLTKNHDEL, from the exons ATGGCGCGCGGTGGCCGCTTGGGACTCGCCCTGGGGCTGCTGCTGGCGCTGGTGCTGGCGCTGCGGGCCAAGCCCACGGTGCGCAAGGAGCGCGTGGTTCGGCCGGACTCAGAGCTGGGCGAGCGGCCGCCCGAGGACAACCAGAGCTTCCAGTACGATCATGAGGCCTTCCTGGGCAAGGAGGACTCCAAGACCTTCGATCAGCTAAGCCCGGACGAGAGCAAGGAGAGGCTGGG GAAAATTGTGGATCGAATTGACAGTGATGGTGATGGCCTTGTTACTACTGAGGAGCTGAAACTTTGGATCAAACGGGTACAGAAAAGATACATCTATGATAATGTCGCTAAAGTCTGGAAGGATTATGATAGGGACAAAGACGAAAAGATCTCCTGGGAAGAATACAAGCAGGCCACCTATGGCTACTACCTGG GAAACCCCGCTGAATTCCATGATAGTTCTGATCACCACACCTTTAAAAAGATGCTGCCACGAGATGAGAGGAGGTTTAAGGCTTCAGACCTTGACGGCGACCTGACAGCTACTCGGGAGGAGTTCACTGCCTTTCTGCACCCAGAGGAGTTTGAACATATGAAGGAGATTGTAGTCCTG GAAACCCTGGAGGACATCGACAAGAACGGGGATGGTTTTGTGGACCAGGATGAGTACATCG CGGACATGTTTTCCCACGAGGACAATGGCCCTGAGCCAGACTGGGTTTTGTCTGAACGGGAGCAGTTCAACGACTTCCGAGATCTGAACAAGGATGGGAAGCTGGACAAGGATGAGATTCGCCACTGGATCCTCCCTCAGGACTACGACCATGCGCAGGCCGAGGCCCGGCATCTGGTGTACGAGTCAGACAAAAACAAG GACGAGATGCTGACCAAGGAGGAGATTCTGGACAACTGGAACATGTTTGTGGGAAGCCAAGCTACCAACTACGGGGAAGACCTGACCAAAAATCATGATGAACTTTGA